The Macaca thibetana thibetana isolate TM-01 chromosome 11, ASM2454274v1, whole genome shotgun sequence genome window below encodes:
- the CLEC4D gene encoding C-type lectin domain family 4 member D, whose product MGLEKPQSKLEGGVHSQWIPWVIATVFISLLGVCFIASCLVTHHNFSHCKRGTGVHKLEHHEKLKCIKEKSELKSAEGSTWSCCPVGWRTLQSNCYFPLTDNKTWAESERNCSGMGAHLTTISTEAEQNFITQFLDRRFSYFLGLRDETAKGQWRWVDQTPFNPHTVFWHDNEPNNYQGENCVVLVYNQDKWAWNDVPCNFEASRICKIPGTTLN is encoded by the exons ATGGGGCTAGAAAAACCTCAAAGTAAAC TGGAAGGAGGCGTGCATTCCCAGTGGATCCCTTGGGTTATTGCTACAGTTTTCATCTCACTTCTCGGTGTCTGTTTTATTGCAAGTTGTTTGG TGACTCATCACAACTTTTCCCACTGTAAGAGAGGCACAGGAGTGCACAAGTTAGAGCACCATGAAAAACTCAAATGCATCAAAGAGAAATCAGAACTGAAAAGTGCTGAAG GGAGCACCTGGAGCTGTTGTCCTGTTGGCTGGAGAACCTTGCAGTCCAACTGCTATTTTCCTCTTACTGACAACAAGACATGGGCTGAGAGTGAAAGGAACTGTTCAGGGATGGGGGCCCATCTGACGACCATCAGCACGGAAGCTGAGCAG aACTTTATTACTCAATTTCTGGATAGACGCTTTTCCTATTTCCTTGGACTGAGAGATGAGACCGCCAAAGGTCAGTGGCGCTGGGTGGACCAGACGCCATTTAACCCACACACAGT attctGGCATGACAACGAACCCAACAACTATCAGGGAGAAAACTGTGTTGTTCTTGTTTATAACCAAGATAAATGGGCCTGGAATGATGTTCCCTGTAACTTTGAAGCGAGCAGGATTTGTAAAATACCTGGAACAACATTGAACTAG